The following proteins come from a genomic window of Oscillatoria salina IIICB1:
- a CDS encoding TetR/AcrR family transcriptional regulator, giving the protein MEFNSNKSDKAKAILAGALEVFTKQGYAAASMSKIASVAGVSKPTLYNYFQDKEGLFVALIEQLTHNNRQMVFSLLSNPDLQEPPEKVLHQIASSVLENFARNRPLLTLMRLIIGESERFPELARTFVREIQKPLLEQLSLYLASQPQLNLSQPMVTARIFTGTLVHYLIIQHIMYGSEILPLEQEDLVNGLIESIAAVKKSQ; this is encoded by the coding sequence ATGGAATTCAACTCAAATAAATCAGACAAAGCCAAAGCAATCTTAGCCGGAGCCTTAGAAGTATTTACCAAACAGGGATACGCGGCTGCCAGCATGAGTAAAATTGCTTCAGTAGCTGGCGTCTCCAAACCAACGCTGTATAACTACTTTCAAGACAAAGAAGGATTATTTGTTGCCTTAATCGAACAACTCACCCATAATAACCGTCAGATGGTTTTCAGTTTACTGAGCAATCCCGACTTACAAGAACCGCCAGAGAAAGTTCTCCACCAAATTGCCAGTTCAGTATTAGAAAATTTTGCTCGCAATCGACCGCTTTTAACGTTAATGCGGTTAATTATTGGTGAATCAGAGCGATTTCCCGAACTAGCTCGCACCTTTGTCCGAGAAATTCAAAAACCTTTATTAGAACAGCTTTCCTTATACCTAGCCTCTCAACCGCAACTCAATTTATCTCAACCGATGGTAACAGCGCGGATTTTCACTGGTACCTTGGTACATTATCTAATTATTCAACACATCATGTATGGCAGTGAAATTTTACCTTTAGAACAAGAGGATTTAGTCAACGGGTTAATTGAGTCGATCGCGGCAGTAAAGAAGTCACAATAA
- a CDS encoding PAS domain S-box protein, producing the protein MSKPRRTVLVANDPSESNDSYEDQLQQDVTFAYQILTETDNARTFALCRSQQLDGILLEFNPPYSEKQEFLSQLKAEMGENCPPIIAIGSNDIKIAVWTLKNGAADYLIKDEITPNDLRLAMRKAIENAELRTSIEQDRAARQASQKRNLELAEAIPEIVWTGEATGLINYWNQRWYEYTGLSEAESMGLAGASIIHPNERDRTLEKWHQAIATGEKFEIEYRLRRWDGIYHWFICRGLPTRDSQGEITGWIGTITDIDQIEQSEIQIRRREQQIRRVLDSLFIFVGVMTPSGVLIEANQPALTAASLQPADVVGKPFEETYWWAYDRQIQSQLRDAIERAAKGEIIRYDVKVRLGENQFLIIDFALVPLFDQTGRVEYLIPSGIDISDRLQSEALLRESQAQLQQQLAEIEAIYQTAPIGLNVLDRDLRFVRINQHLAKINGLNVEAHLGRTVRELLPDIADTVEELLHFILETGEPLLNIEISGETPAQPGVKRTWLEQFIPLKNGDRVIGISTVCEEITERKQVEEALRQSEERFRNMADNAPMMIWVTDPTGYCIYLSKSWYEFTGQTETTGLGFGWLDALHPDDYNSSREIFFQANKDRQAFQIEYRLRHQNGEYRWAIDAASPWFSEDGEFKGYIGSVVDISDRKQMEAILRESEERFRTLADNISQFAWMADENGWIFWYNQRWFDYTGTTLEQMQGWGWQQVHHPDRVEQVVEKISYCFKTGEIWEDTFRLRGKDGQYRWFLSRALPIRDEAGNILRWFGTNTDITELRETEIALQQTTERLNIALKSAPITLFNQDLALRYTWIYNPTFSFLEQEIIGKQDADLVSPESAAYLTQLKQQVLDTGIGLRKEVKITQDGKTAYYDLTIDPIRDSQNALVGITCAAVDINDRKQAEEALRQSEDRLRMAVESAQLGTWDWNLTSNELVWDACCKAMFGLPPEAEINIEKFFQALHPDDRDRTEEVMQNSLKRASGGQYDIEYRTIGIQDGVERWIAARGQVYFHGNGKPIRFVGTVLNITEQKQAQALREQLFQREQAAREEAELANRLKDEFLAVLSHELRTPLNPILGWVKLLQTRKFDETKTAVALATIERNARLQTQLIDDLLDVARILRGKLAINFAPTDLVLAIENALETVRTTAEHKSISLISVLPHIGKVSGDPARLQQIVWNLLSNAVKFTPNGGQVEIILERVGNQAQITVKDTGKGIRREFLPQIFESFRQQDTSTTRQFGGLGLGLAIVRYLVKAHGGAIAADSPGEGLGSTFKVRLPLLNVEPDNSQTNQLPKPKLDLTGIRVLAVDDESDARELLTALFAQYKAAEVKTVASAQEVLAILPSFQPDVLVSDLGMPDLDGYSLIQQIRALPPEKGGQIPAIALTAYAREEDRQRALKSGYQRHVTKPIEPEKLVQVAIELLRGNQPI; encoded by the coding sequence ATGTCCAAACCTCGTCGAACTGTACTGGTGGCGAATGACCCTAGTGAAAGCAATGACAGCTACGAAGATCAACTACAGCAAGATGTCACCTTTGCTTATCAAATTTTAACCGAAACAGATAACGCTCGAACTTTTGCTCTGTGTCGTTCCCAACAACTCGATGGCATACTTTTAGAATTTAACCCACCCTACTCTGAGAAGCAGGAATTTCTGAGTCAATTAAAAGCAGAAATGGGCGAAAACTGTCCGCCGATTATCGCGATCGGCAGTAACGATATCAAAATAGCAGTGTGGACATTAAAAAATGGGGCAGCAGATTATTTAATTAAAGACGAAATTACACCCAATGACCTGCGTTTAGCAATGCGGAAAGCAATTGAAAACGCCGAGTTGCGAACCTCGATTGAACAAGATCGAGCCGCCCGACAAGCCAGCCAAAAACGTAATTTAGAATTGGCAGAAGCCATCCCAGAAATCGTGTGGACAGGCGAAGCAACAGGACTAATCAACTACTGGAATCAACGCTGGTACGAATATACAGGCTTAAGCGAAGCCGAATCAATGGGTTTAGCCGGAGCCAGTATAATTCACCCCAACGAACGCGATCGCACCCTAGAAAAATGGCATCAAGCGATCGCCACTGGGGAAAAGTTTGAGATCGAATACCGCCTTCGTCGTTGGGATGGTATTTACCATTGGTTTATTTGTCGGGGTTTACCGACACGAGACTCCCAAGGAGAGATTACCGGTTGGATTGGCACAATTACCGATATTGACCAGATCGAGCAGAGTGAAATACAGATTCGCCGCAGGGAGCAACAAATTCGGCGAGTGCTGGATAGTTTATTTATCTTTGTGGGGGTGATGACTCCATCAGGAGTCTTGATTGAAGCTAACCAGCCAGCTTTAACAGCAGCATCCCTTCAGCCAGCCGATGTAGTGGGGAAACCTTTTGAGGAGACATACTGGTGGGCTTACGATCGCCAAATTCAGTCCCAACTGAGAGATGCGATTGAGCGAGCAGCGAAGGGAGAAATAATTCGTTATGACGTAAAAGTACGTTTAGGGGAAAATCAGTTTTTGATTATCGATTTTGCTCTGGTACCTTTGTTCGATCAAACCGGAAGAGTAGAATACCTGATCCCCTCTGGAATTGATATTAGCGATCGCCTCCAGTCGGAAGCCTTACTACGCGAAAGTCAAGCTCAACTTCAGCAGCAACTAGCAGAAATTGAAGCAATCTATCAAACTGCTCCGATTGGTTTGAATGTATTGGATCGAGATTTGCGCTTTGTGCGGATTAATCAGCACTTGGCAAAAATTAACGGCTTAAACGTTGAAGCTCATCTCGGGCGCACCGTGCGGGAGCTACTCCCCGATATAGCGGACACTGTCGAAGAGCTTTTGCACTTTATTCTCGAAACAGGAGAACCTCTGTTAAATATTGAAATTAGCGGCGAAACCCCAGCGCAACCAGGAGTAAAACGTACCTGGTTAGAACAGTTTATACCCTTAAAAAATGGAGATCGAGTCATTGGTATCAGTACAGTTTGTGAAGAAATCACCGAACGCAAACAGGTAGAAGAAGCATTGCGCCAAAGCGAAGAGCGTTTCCGCAACATGGCAGACAACGCCCCAATGATGATTTGGGTAACAGATCCCACCGGGTACTGCATATATCTGAGTAAAAGCTGGTACGAGTTTACCGGACAAACTGAAACCACAGGATTAGGATTTGGATGGCTAGATGCCTTACATCCAGACGATTATAACTCTTCTCGAGAAATCTTTTTCCAAGCAAATAAGGATCGTCAAGCATTTCAGATCGAATACCGCTTGCGTCATCAGAATGGTGAATATCGCTGGGCGATCGATGCAGCAAGCCCTTGGTTTAGCGAAGATGGTGAATTTAAAGGATATATTGGTTCAGTAGTAGACATCAGCGATCGCAAACAAATGGAAGCGATCCTGCGAGAGAGCGAAGAACGCTTCCGCACCCTAGCCGACAACATTTCCCAGTTTGCTTGGATGGCAGACGAGAACGGCTGGATCTTTTGGTACAACCAACGCTGGTTTGATTATACCGGGACAACTCTAGAACAAATGCAAGGTTGGGGTTGGCAACAAGTGCATCACCCAGATCGTGTGGAACAGGTAGTCGAGAAAATTAGCTATTGCTTTAAAACAGGCGAAATTTGGGAAGATACTTTTCGGTTACGCGGTAAAGATGGACAGTATCGCTGGTTTTTGTCTCGCGCGCTGCCGATTCGAGACGAAGCCGGAAACATTTTGCGTTGGTTTGGTACAAATACTGATATTACTGAACTGCGGGAAACCGAAATAGCCCTACAACAGACCACTGAAAGACTTAATATCGCCCTCAAAAGCGCTCCGATTACTCTATTTAATCAAGATTTGGCTCTTCGCTATACCTGGATTTATAACCCCACATTTAGTTTCCTCGAGCAGGAAATCATTGGTAAGCAAGATGCTGATTTAGTCTCCCCAGAATCGGCTGCATACCTGACTCAACTCAAGCAACAAGTGCTAGATACAGGCATAGGTTTGCGCAAAGAAGTCAAGATTACTCAGGATGGGAAAACCGCTTACTACGATCTGACAATCGATCCTATTCGGGATAGTCAAAATGCTCTTGTCGGGATTACCTGTGCGGCTGTCGATATCAATGACCGCAAACAAGCCGAAGAAGCCTTGCGTCAGAGTGAAGACCGCCTCCGCATGGCAGTTGAGTCTGCCCAGTTAGGAACCTGGGATTGGAATCTTACCAGCAACGAACTTGTTTGGGATGCTTGTTGTAAAGCCATGTTTGGTTTACCTCCTGAAGCAGAAATAAATATTGAAAAATTTTTTCAGGCATTGCATCCCGACGATCGCGATCGCACAGAAGAGGTAATGCAAAACTCTCTTAAGCGAGCAAGTGGCGGTCAGTATGATATAGAATATCGTACCATTGGCATTCAAGATGGTGTTGAACGTTGGATTGCAGCGAGAGGGCAAGTTTATTTCCATGGAAATGGCAAGCCCATACGCTTTGTGGGGACAGTTTTAAATATTACTGAGCAAAAACAAGCTCAAGCCTTACGCGAACAGCTATTCCAGCGCGAACAAGCTGCAAGAGAAGAAGCCGAACTGGCTAACCGTCTCAAAGATGAATTTTTAGCTGTTCTTTCCCATGAGTTGCGAACTCCTCTAAACCCGATTCTGGGTTGGGTAAAGTTATTGCAAACTCGGAAATTTGATGAAACTAAAACTGCCGTTGCTCTTGCTACTATCGAACGGAATGCTCGATTGCAAACGCAATTGATTGATGACTTACTCGATGTTGCGAGAATTCTGCGCGGTAAACTGGCGATTAACTTCGCTCCCACCGATCTAGTATTGGCGATCGAAAATGCTTTGGAGACAGTGAGGACGACTGCGGAGCATAAATCTATCTCGCTTATTTCTGTTTTACCACATATTGGCAAAGTATCTGGAGATCCAGCCCGACTTCAGCAAATTGTCTGGAATTTGCTCTCCAACGCCGTTAAGTTTACTCCTAATGGCGGACAAGTAGAGATTATTCTCGAACGAGTCGGCAATCAAGCCCAAATTACTGTCAAGGATACTGGTAAAGGCATTCGTCGGGAGTTTCTTCCCCAAATCTTTGAATCCTTTCGTCAACAAGATACTTCCACAACTCGCCAGTTTGGCGGGTTAGGATTAGGATTAGCGATCGTGCGGTATTTGGTTAAAGCACATGGCGGTGCGATCGCGGCTGATAGTCCCGGAGAAGGGTTAGGTTCTACCTTTAAGGTAAGATTACCTTTACTGAATGTTGAACCAGATAATAGCCAGACAAATCAATTACCCAAACCAAAACTCGATCTTACGGGAATTCGAGTCCTCGCTGTAGATGATGAATCTGATGCACGAGAGTTATTAACAGCTTTGTTCGCTCAATATAAAGCAGCAGAAGTTAAAACAGTCGCCTCAGCTCAGGAAGTTTTGGCAATTTTGCCATCTTTTCAACCTGATGTGTTAGTTAGCGATCTTGGGATGCCCGATCTCGATGGCTATTCCTTAATCCAACAAATTCGTGCTTTACCCCCCGAAAAAGGCGGACAGATTCCGGCGATCGCCTTGACAGCTTATGCTAGAGAAGAAGATCGGCAACGTGCTTTAAAAAGTGGCTATCAACGCCACGTAACCAAGCCGATTGAACCCGAAAAATTAGTTCAAGTGGCGATCGAACTTTTACGAGGTAATCAGCCAATCTAA
- the trhO gene encoding oxygen-dependent tRNA uridine(34) hydroxylase TrhO, producing MSQVVAAFYKFVRLSDFAELKNRLLPLCQEQGIKGTILLAPEGINGAIAGSRQAIDTVLQYLRSDSRFADLEPQESYTDYQPFERLKVRLKKEIITFGLTEVDPCTKTGTHVTPEEWNALLSDPEVTVIDTRNDYEVNIGTFQGAENPETTSFSDFPDYVRQHLAPSRQKKIAMFCTGGIRCEKASSFLLNQGFQEVYQLQGGILNYLAQVPATESLWEGECFVFDDRVAVKHGLETGSYQLCRSCGNPISQADLNSPYYEEGISCPHCFDNLTEEKRARQQAKQQQIELARKRRSRD from the coding sequence ATGAGCCAAGTTGTTGCTGCTTTTTATAAGTTTGTTCGACTGTCAGATTTTGCTGAACTAAAGAACAGATTACTGCCACTTTGTCAAGAGCAGGGAATCAAAGGAACGATTTTGCTAGCACCGGAAGGAATTAATGGCGCGATCGCCGGATCTCGTCAAGCTATTGATACAGTATTGCAGTATTTACGCTCTGACTCTCGTTTCGCCGATCTGGAGCCTCAAGAGTCCTACACAGATTATCAACCCTTTGAGCGCTTAAAAGTACGTTTAAAAAAGGAAATTATTACTTTTGGCTTAACGGAAGTTGACCCTTGCACCAAAACGGGAACCCATGTTACTCCTGAAGAATGGAATGCTTTACTCAGCGATCCCGAAGTAACAGTTATTGACACCCGCAATGATTATGAGGTAAACATCGGTACTTTTCAAGGCGCGGAAAATCCCGAAACTACCTCCTTCAGCGACTTTCCCGACTACGTGCGTCAGCATCTCGCTCCCAGTCGTCAGAAAAAAATCGCCATGTTTTGCACTGGGGGGATTCGTTGCGAAAAAGCGTCTTCGTTTCTCTTAAATCAAGGCTTTCAGGAAGTTTATCAACTCCAAGGTGGTATTCTTAATTATTTAGCACAAGTACCAGCGACAGAAAGTCTTTGGGAAGGAGAATGTTTTGTTTTTGACGATCGCGTCGCTGTCAAACATGGCTTAGAAACTGGCTCTTACCAGCTTTGTCGCAGTTGCGGAAATCCAATTTCGCAAGCGGATCTCAATTCGCCCTATTATGAAGAAGGTATTTCTTGTCCTCACTGTTTTGATAATCTCACGGAAGAAAAAAGAGCGCGTCAGCAAGCGAAACAGCAACAAATTGAGTTAGCACGAAAGCGCCGGAGTAGGGACTGA
- a CDS encoding GUN4 domain-containing protein has protein sequence MTSSVEKSETRKQLQPMLDYTKLDKLLAESRWREADLETKRLILSARGKHYLMEIEIEDLSEISYDCLEKLDRLWRKYSSDRFGFSRQDQLWQSLGGNKPDANYQTWLNFGKQVGWLDKCWLSWSQLNFSIDAPVGSLPAAWVEEWEYGDLAIALFSRLEVRIGD, from the coding sequence TTGACTTCATCAGTAGAAAAATCAGAAACACGAAAGCAACTACAACCAATGCTAGACTACACCAAGCTGGATAAGCTTCTTGCTGAGAGTAGATGGCGAGAAGCAGACTTAGAAACCAAAAGATTGATTCTGTCAGCCAGGGGTAAACATTACTTGATGGAGATCGAAATTGAAGACTTAAGCGAAATTAGTTACGACTGCTTGGAGAAACTCGATCGATTATGGAGAAAATATAGTAGCGATCGCTTTGGTTTTAGCAGACAAGATCAGCTTTGGCAAAGTTTAGGCGGAAATAAGCCCGATGCTAACTATCAAACCTGGCTCAATTTTGGCAAGCAAGTCGGTTGGTTAGACAAATGTTGGTTATCCTGGTCGCAACTGAATTTTAGCATTGATGCGCCTGTGGGCAGTCTCCCCGCCGCTTGGGTGGAAGAATGGGAATACGGTGATTTGGCGATCGCTTTGTTTTCTCGACTTGAAGTGAGAATTGGGGACTAA
- a CDS encoding ArsR/SmtB family transcription factor: MTSNHTVTASLLLAVQEPEESELRAKIFAALADPTRLKIVELLAQNEELSGSEIAQSLDISLALFCHHSKILLEAGLVEARKEGQTKYNSLNWELLSACFSSLQKLRQPN; the protein is encoded by the coding sequence ATGACTTCCAATCATACTGTAACTGCATCTTTGCTCTTAGCCGTCCAGGAGCCAGAAGAAAGCGAACTGCGGGCGAAAATCTTTGCTGCCTTAGCAGATCCAACCCGGTTAAAAATTGTCGAATTACTAGCACAAAACGAAGAATTAAGCGGCTCAGAAATTGCTCAAAGCTTAGATATTAGTTTAGCACTCTTTTGCCATCACTCAAAAATTTTGCTAGAAGCCGGATTAGTCGAAGCTCGAAAAGAAGGACAAACCAAGTACAATTCCTTAAATTGGGAATTACTATCAGCCTGCTTTTCGAGCTTACAAAAATTGCGTCAACCTAATTAA
- a CDS encoding retropepsin-like aspartic protease family protein: protein MKTIASGLILITSLSLFPRGVAAQEYQGCFMRNANGTIIDLDEICQGEIEPQPTANAEGIIIPIENRLGETPVVNVTFNGENSYEMLFDPEASNTTILPAVAEALNIAPFARSNFNLSDGGTANLGLAVVNSLQAGELIVREFIVAIAPADSNIGVLGQDFVKGYEVEIKENVIELRRR from the coding sequence ATGAAAACGATCGCGAGTGGATTAATTCTCATCACTAGCTTAAGCTTATTTCCTAGAGGAGTAGCCGCCCAAGAGTATCAAGGATGCTTTATGCGGAACGCCAACGGGACTATAATCGACTTAGACGAAATTTGTCAAGGGGAAATTGAGCCCCAGCCAACCGCAAATGCAGAGGGAATAATCATTCCGATCGAAAATCGCTTGGGAGAAACACCAGTCGTCAATGTTACTTTTAACGGGGAGAATAGTTACGAAATGCTGTTCGATCCCGAAGCGAGTAACACGACGATTTTACCAGCAGTGGCAGAAGCACTCAACATTGCCCCCTTTGCCCGGAGTAATTTTAACCTGAGCGACGGCGGTACAGCAAACTTAGGTTTAGCCGTCGTCAACTCCTTACAAGCGGGAGAGTTAATTGTGCGAGAATTTATTGTCGCGATCGCGCCCGCCGATAGTAACATTGGCGTATTGGGACAAGATTTCGTCAAAGGCTACGAGGTAGAAATCAAAGAAAACGTCATTGAATTGCGTCGTCGTTAA
- a CDS encoding secondary thiamine-phosphate synthase enzyme YjbQ, with amino-acid sequence MKIFNTIIELETSDGISIHNLTPEIEKLLAQNSLLNGYALIFSRHTTTALAINENEVRLLEDIKGHLDKLAPKERKYLHNDLHLRIVPPDEPINAHSHLMAIMLNNSEYIPIVAGKLALGTWQSVLFFDLDGPRKRTIFVQLCGE; translated from the coding sequence GTGAAAATTTTCAATACCATTATCGAATTAGAAACCAGCGACGGAATCTCCATCCATAATCTTACTCCAGAAATTGAGAAATTGCTGGCGCAAAATTCCTTATTAAATGGCTACGCATTAATATTTTCCAGACATACCACAACCGCTTTAGCTATTAACGAAAACGAAGTAAGATTATTAGAAGATATTAAAGGACATCTAGACAAACTCGCACCCAAAGAGCGAAAATATTTGCATAACGATTTACATTTGCGAATCGTACCACCAGACGAACCAATTAACGCTCATTCTCACTTAATGGCAATAATGCTGAATAATAGCGAATATATTCCCATTGTCGCCGGAAAATTAGCTTTGGGAACTTGGCAATCAGTGTTATTTTTCGATCTTGATGGTCCCAGGAAAAGAACCATTTTCGTACAATTATGTGGTGAGTAA
- a CDS encoding hybrid sensor histidine kinase/response regulator, giving the protein MFNFPASILNRTLPRATFEQLCQLWEQMGENTLAEAVVLSEVSIGDNGEDKFRLVVSKKFSAWLWGKAVDRETYQVGLSFEPEAIANFLTQILPQIEANWQQRHPIQLSHKLEINDPQLQNQFTLQLIETLTKHNLPSACQPVVDEALRQQIAQERLLNQLTSQIRQSLQLPVIIQTAVDRVQNFFQVDRLVIYQFERQLETEADTNLGQSKKPSVTGCVTYEARNSEQIPSVLNLVAEAETECFIYVPNYREKYRRGETVAVEDVAVAYDSAPCLLRFLRKIQVRAKLVAPIVADEKLWGLLIAHQCWEPRQWSENEQSFLGQIGEHLAIAIQQAQLYAELQQQKNTLEMRVVERTQELKDALLAAQAANQYKSEFLAIVSHELRTPLTCAIGLSGTLLRWSFGQQINVKPIPMDKQRRYLETIQDSCKHLLELINDILDFSQVEAGKMALNISDFSLRQLSRSVVQTFREEAYRRKIALSLDIKLKSKSDRFHADSRRVKQILFNLVSNAIKFTPSQGQVILRVWREDNEAIFQVEDTGIGIPKDRVPLMFEKFQQLEDPHQRTYEGAGLGLALTKQLVELHRGTIEVESAVGQGSLFTVRLPDMDKYKSKSNPHSQQQRSSEVAKTIVLIETDDEVATVICELLTAAYYQVVWLVDGSTAIEQMQLLQPSLVILGQQIAGIDNQEIATTLQQLPTTRQTKILMLRDRATLDNLDPTLDNLADDYLLKPIEPEKLLEKVNASISTESTS; this is encoded by the coding sequence ATGTTTAATTTCCCAGCCTCTATTTTAAATCGGACTTTGCCGAGGGCAACTTTCGAGCAACTGTGTCAGTTATGGGAACAGATGGGAGAAAATACTTTAGCTGAGGCTGTGGTATTGAGTGAAGTCAGTATTGGTGATAATGGGGAGGACAAATTTCGTTTAGTTGTATCCAAGAAATTTAGCGCTTGGTTGTGGGGAAAAGCAGTAGATAGGGAAACTTATCAAGTAGGGTTAAGCTTTGAACCAGAAGCGATCGCCAATTTCCTTACTCAGATTTTGCCTCAAATCGAAGCTAATTGGCAACAGCGCCACCCAATCCAACTTAGCCACAAGCTCGAAATCAACGATCCCCAACTACAAAATCAGTTTACACTTCAATTAATCGAAACTCTTACCAAGCATAACTTACCTTCAGCTTGTCAACCTGTAGTAGACGAAGCCTTGCGTCAACAAATAGCACAAGAGCGACTGCTGAATCAACTTACCAGCCAGATTCGTCAAAGTCTCCAATTACCTGTAATTATCCAAACCGCAGTTGATAGAGTACAAAACTTTTTCCAAGTTGACCGTTTAGTAATATATCAATTCGAGCGCCAATTAGAAACCGAAGCTGATACTAACTTAGGACAATCAAAAAAACCCTCAGTAACGGGTTGCGTTACCTACGAAGCGAGAAACTCAGAACAAATTCCCTCAGTTTTAAACTTAGTTGCAGAAGCAGAAACCGAATGCTTTATCTACGTTCCCAATTATCGGGAAAAGTATCGTCGCGGCGAAACTGTTGCAGTCGAAGATGTAGCAGTAGCATATGATTCAGCACCTTGTTTACTAAGATTTCTGAGAAAAATTCAAGTTCGGGCGAAATTAGTTGCACCAATAGTTGCAGATGAGAAATTGTGGGGACTCTTAATTGCCCATCAGTGCTGGGAACCGCGACAATGGAGTGAAAACGAACAAAGCTTTCTCGGACAAATAGGCGAACATTTAGCGATCGCGATCCAACAAGCGCAATTATACGCCGAATTACAACAGCAGAAAAATACCTTAGAAATGCGCGTAGTCGAACGTACTCAAGAATTAAAAGATGCACTTTTAGCCGCCCAAGCTGCTAACCAGTATAAAAGTGAATTTCTCGCGATCGTCAGTCATGAATTACGCACCCCCTTAACTTGCGCGATTGGGCTTTCCGGTACGCTGTTGCGTTGGTCTTTCGGTCAACAAATTAACGTCAAACCCATTCCTATGGATAAGCAACGCCGCTACCTGGAAACCATTCAAGACAGTTGTAAACATTTGCTGGAATTAATCAACGATATTCTCGACTTTTCCCAAGTCGAAGCCGGGAAAATGGCTTTGAACATTAGTGACTTTTCCCTGCGTCAGTTATCGCGTTCCGTAGTCCAAACCTTTCGCGAAGAAGCTTATCGCCGTAAAATTGCTTTATCCTTAGATATCAAACTCAAATCGAAAAGCGATCGCTTTCATGCCGACTCCCGGAGAGTTAAGCAAATTCTCTTTAACCTCGTTAGTAACGCGATTAAATTTACTCCCTCCCAAGGACAAGTTATTTTGAGAGTTTGGCGAGAAGACAACGAAGCCATTTTTCAAGTTGAAGATACAGGTATTGGTATCCCTAAAGATCGCGTTCCGTTGATGTTTGAAAAATTTCAGCAATTAGAAGATCCCCACCAGCGTACTTATGAAGGTGCTGGATTAGGTTTAGCACTGACCAAACAACTTGTAGAATTACACCGAGGCACGATTGAAGTTGAGTCCGCAGTCGGTCAAGGCTCTTTATTTACTGTACGCTTACCAGATATGGATAAATATAAATCAAAATCAAATCCACACTCACAACAGCAGCGATCGTCAGAAGTTGCCAAGACAATTGTCTTAATTGAAACCGATGACGAAGTAGCCACCGTAATTTGCGAATTGCTTACTGCCGCTTATTATCAGGTAGTTTGGTTAGTAGATGGTTCAACGGCGATCGAGCAAATGCAACTGTTACAACCCTCTCTCGTTATTTTAGGGCAGCAAATAGCAGGAATCGATAACCAAGAAATTGCTACCACTCTCCAACAATTACCGACAACCAGACAAACTAAAATTTTGATGTTACGCGATCGCGCGACTCTCGACAATCTCGATCCTACTCTCGACAATCTCGCTGATGACTATTTACTTAAACCAATCGAGCCCGAAAAACTCTTAGAAAAAGTTAACGCTTCGATCTCTACTGAGTCAACCAGCTAA
- a CDS encoding PRC-barrel domain-containing protein — MTTQPELMRRSQLINKLVLERRTTDKVGNVEQLWLDPHAHEIQSFSCKSGLFGHNKLIFTWEQIETIGHDCILVNCSPTEAMKEKPDRSELIINHEVWTDAGVRAGKIVDYLFNLQTGKVVGYLFVADGWEGVTDGTYILEPVAISSVGNKRAIVFDRAARNAAKFSEGLKNKIEQATSFFSADYAQTRKEVETALSKAKEAAESVAFQAKDKLNEAKNKLQKSANSEETQPDDRPSSELENQENVDF; from the coding sequence ATGACAACGCAACCAGAACTAATGCGGCGTAGCCAACTTATTAATAAATTAGTCTTAGAACGTAGGACAACTGATAAAGTGGGTAATGTCGAGCAACTTTGGCTCGATCCTCACGCTCACGAAATTCAAAGTTTTAGTTGCAAATCTGGCTTATTCGGTCACAATAAGTTAATTTTTACTTGGGAGCAAATTGAAACTATCGGTCATGATTGTATTCTCGTTAACTGTTCTCCTACAGAAGCGATGAAAGAAAAACCCGATCGATCCGAATTAATTATTAATCATGAAGTTTGGACTGATGCTGGAGTACGAGCGGGGAAAATTGTTGATTATTTGTTTAATTTACAAACTGGGAAAGTTGTTGGCTATTTGTTCGTTGCTGATGGTTGGGAAGGAGTTACCGATGGTACTTACATTTTAGAGCCAGTGGCTATTTCTAGTGTCGGCAATAAACGCGCGATCGTTTTCGATCGTGCTGCTCGTAATGCGGCTAAATTTAGTGAAGGTTTGAAAAATAAAATTGAGCAAGCAACCAGCTTTTTTTCAGCAGATTATGCTCAAACTAGAAAAGAAGTAGAAACTGCACTTAGTAAAGCCAAAGAAGCGGCTGAATCCGTTGCATTTCAGGCGAAAGACAAGCTGAATGAAGCCAAAAATAAGTTACAAAAATCGGCAAATTCTGAAGAAACTCAACCTGACGATCGACCAAGTTCTGAATTAGAAAATCAAGAAAATGTAGATTTTTAG